One genomic window of Novosphingobium aureum includes the following:
- the ppdK gene encoding pyruvate, phosphate dikinase, which produces MTRQVYTFGGGAKHEDARAKDKVITGGKGANLSEMAGIGLPVPPGFTITTEECVKYLAEGGDFSDALRADVAEALTHIEKTVGKSFGSAADPLLVSVRSGARVSMPGMMDTVLNLGLNDETVEGLASVAGDERFAWDSYRRFIQMYSDVVLGLDHGRFEEALEIAKEDNGYMNDVEMSADNWRAIVKEYKAIVQDEQGAPFPQDVHEQLWGAIRAVFDSWDSDRAKVYRRLNDIPGDWGTAVNVQAMVFGNMGETSATGVAFTRDPATGEKAYYGEWLVNAQGEDVVAGIRTPQYLTKAAREGAGATAPSMEEAMPEAYGELAAVFELLEKHYRDMQDIEFTVERGKLWMLQTRSGKRTAKAALKMAVEMVEEGLIDEATAIKRVDPMALDQLLHPTLDPEADRDVLGKGLPASPGAASGQIVLDADTAEKRSEMGDAVILVRVETSPEDIHGMHAAKGILTARGGMTSHAAVVARGMGRPCVSGASGLSIDMKSRTLRMGKRELKEGDVITLDGATGQIMAGEVPTIEPELAGDFGTLMEWADKHRRMKVRTNAETPADCKMARQFGAEGIGLCRTEHMFFDADRISAVRQMILAEDEAGRRAALAKLLPEQRADFHAIFDVMAGLPVTIRLLDPPLHEFLPQGDEEFADLSEHIGIGVDTLKRRADELHELNPMLGHRGCRLGITFPEIYEMQARAIFEAACDVAEASGAAPVPEVMIPLVGTRKELSILKKVVDETAAAVFAEKGRTLEYIVGTMIELPRAALMAGEIAEDARFFSFGTNDLTQTTLGVSRDDAGRFLSPYVEKGIYPRDPFVSLDIEGVGQLVQLGAERGRATRADLKLGICGEHGGDPASIAFCEKVGLDYVSASPFRVPIARLAAAQAALG; this is translated from the coding sequence ATGACAAGGCAGGTCTACACGTTCGGTGGTGGCGCAAAGCACGAAGATGCACGCGCCAAGGACAAGGTGATTACCGGCGGCAAGGGCGCCAACCTTTCCGAGATGGCCGGGATCGGGCTTCCGGTTCCCCCCGGTTTCACCATCACCACCGAAGAATGCGTGAAGTACCTTGCCGAGGGCGGCGACTTCTCGGACGCCCTGCGCGCCGACGTCGCCGAAGCCCTGACCCATATCGAAAAGACCGTGGGCAAGAGCTTCGGCTCGGCCGCCGACCCGCTGCTGGTTTCGGTCCGCTCGGGCGCGCGCGTCTCGATGCCGGGCATGATGGACACCGTGCTCAACCTCGGTCTCAACGACGAGACGGTCGAGGGGCTGGCCTCGGTCGCGGGTGACGAGCGGTTTGCCTGGGATTCCTACCGCCGCTTCATCCAGATGTATTCCGATGTCGTTCTCGGCCTCGATCACGGCCGATTCGAGGAAGCGCTCGAGATCGCCAAGGAAGACAACGGCTACATGAACGACGTCGAGATGAGCGCCGACAACTGGCGCGCGATCGTCAAGGAATACAAGGCGATCGTTCAGGACGAGCAGGGCGCGCCGTTCCCGCAGGACGTGCACGAGCAGCTCTGGGGCGCGATCCGCGCGGTATTCGACAGCTGGGATTCGGACCGCGCCAAGGTCTATCGTCGCCTCAACGACATTCCCGGCGACTGGGGCACCGCGGTCAACGTTCAGGCCATGGTCTTCGGTAACATGGGCGAGACCTCGGCAACGGGCGTCGCCTTCACCCGCGACCCCGCGACCGGCGAGAAGGCCTACTATGGCGAATGGCTCGTCAACGCGCAGGGCGAGGACGTCGTCGCCGGCATCCGCACCCCGCAGTACCTGACCAAGGCCGCGCGCGAAGGCGCAGGCGCTACCGCTCCTTCGATGGAAGAGGCGATGCCCGAGGCCTATGGCGAGCTTGCCGCGGTGTTCGAGCTGCTCGAGAAGCACTACCGCGACATGCAGGACATCGAGTTCACCGTCGAGCGCGGCAAGCTCTGGATGCTCCAGACCCGTTCGGGCAAGCGCACCGCCAAGGCCGCGCTCAAGATGGCGGTCGAGATGGTCGAGGAAGGCCTGATCGACGAGGCGACTGCGATCAAGCGCGTCGATCCGATGGCGCTCGACCAGCTGCTGCACCCCACGCTCGATCCCGAAGCCGATCGCGACGTGCTGGGCAAGGGCCTGCCCGCCTCGCCGGGCGCTGCCTCGGGCCAGATCGTGCTCGATGCCGACACTGCCGAGAAGCGTAGCGAGATGGGCGATGCGGTCATCCTCGTGCGCGTCGAGACCAGCCCCGAAGACATCCACGGCATGCATGCGGCCAAGGGCATCCTCACCGCGCGCGGCGGCATGACCAGCCACGCCGCAGTGGTTGCGCGTGGCATGGGCCGTCCTTGCGTCTCGGGCGCTTCGGGCCTCTCGATCGACATGAAGTCGCGCACCCTGCGCATGGGCAAGCGCGAGCTCAAGGAAGGCGATGTGATCACTCTCGATGGCGCGACCGGCCAGATCATGGCGGGCGAAGTCCCGACCATCGAGCCCGAGCTTGCCGGTGACTTCGGCACGCTGATGGAGTGGGCCGACAAGCACCGCCGCATGAAGGTGCGCACCAACGCCGAGACCCCGGCGGACTGCAAGATGGCCCGCCAGTTCGGCGCCGAGGGCATCGGCCTGTGCCGTACCGAGCACATGTTCTTCGATGCCGACCGCATCTCGGCCGTGCGCCAGATGATCCTCGCCGAGGACGAGGCCGGTCGCCGCGCTGCGCTTGCCAAGCTGCTGCCCGAGCAGCGCGCAGACTTCCACGCGATCTTCGACGTGATGGCGGGCCTGCCGGTCACCATCCGCCTGCTCGATCCGCCGCTCCACGAGTTCCTGCCGCAGGGCGACGAGGAATTTGCGGACCTGTCCGAGCACATCGGCATCGGCGTCGACACGCTCAAGCGCCGCGCGGACGAGCTGCACGAACTGAACCCGATGCTCGGTCACCGTGGCTGCCGTCTGGGCATCACCTTCCCCGAGATCTACGAGATGCAGGCGCGCGCCATCTTCGAGGCTGCCTGCGACGTGGCCGAGGCTTCGGGCGCAGCGCCCGTTCCCGAGGTGATGATCCCGCTGGTGGGCACGCGCAAGGAACTCTCGATCCTCAAGAAGGTCGTCGACGAAACCGCCGCTGCAGTTTTCGCCGAAAAGGGCCGCACGCTCGAATATATCGTCGGTACCATGATCGAGCTGCCCCGCGCAGCGCTGATGGCTGGCGAGATTGCCGAGGATGCGCGCTTCTTCTCGTTCGGCACCAACGACCTCACCCAGACCACGCTGGGCGTCAGCCGCGACGATGCGGGCCGCTTCCTCAGCCCCTATGTCGAGAAGGGCATCTACCCGCGCGATCCGTTCGTCAGCCTCGACATCGAGGGTGTCGGCCAGCTCGTGCAGCTCGGGGCCGAGCGCGGCCGCGCAACCCGCGCCGACCTCAAGCTGGGCATCTGCGGTGAGCACGGCGGCGATCCGGCCTCGATCGCGTTCTGCGAGAAGGTCGGGCTCGACTACGTCAGTGCCTCGCCCTTCCGCGTGCCGATCGCGCGCCTCGCAGCCGCGCAGGCAGCGCTGGGCTGA
- a CDS encoding methyltransferase domain-containing protein — protein sequence MASNPPRTAPRIFSPERRIAARKRLRRLQAQPDAARYMVEDMVEDVLERLDFLRFEPKSALVVGDYTGTLKPLLEARGCAVEETDPADGFDEELPHHEDAYDLIASFGTLDTVNDLPGALIHLRRALHKDGMLIASFSSAGSLPLLRDAMLAADGERPAPRLHPAVDVRSGAQLLQRALFADPVVDQRPLKVAFRSLERLIGDLRAQGLGNVLADPGPAIGKAGMQRARETFAAAGENGRSVETFEILTLSGWKR from the coding sequence ATGGCCAGCAATCCCCCGCGTACCGCACCCCGAATCTTCTCGCCCGAGCGCCGCATCGCCGCGCGCAAGCGTCTGCGCCGCCTCCAGGCACAGCCGGACGCCGCGCGCTACATGGTCGAGGACATGGTCGAGGACGTGCTCGAGCGGCTCGACTTCCTGCGCTTCGAGCCGAAGAGTGCGCTGGTGGTGGGCGACTACACCGGGACGCTCAAGCCCCTACTCGAGGCGCGTGGCTGCGCGGTCGAAGAGACCGATCCGGCAGACGGCTTCGACGAGGAACTGCCGCATCACGAGGATGCCTACGACCTCATCGCCAGCTTCGGCACGCTCGACACGGTCAACGACCTGCCCGGCGCGCTGATCCACCTGCGTCGTGCGCTCCACAAGGATGGGATGCTCATCGCCAGCTTCTCCTCGGCCGGAAGCCTGCCGCTGCTGCGCGACGCGATGCTGGCCGCCGATGGCGAGCGTCCTGCCCCGCGACTGCATCCTGCCGTCGACGTGCGCTCCGGCGCGCAGTTGCTGCAACGCGCGCTCTTCGCCGACCCGGTGGTCGACCAGCGCCCGCTCAAGGTTGCCTTTCGCAGTCTCGAACGGCTGATAGGGGACCTGCGTGCGCAGGGGCTGGGCAACGTGCTTGCCGATCCAGGCCCCGCCATCGGCAAGGCCGGCATGCAACGCGCGCGCGAGACGTTCGCCGCTGCAGGCGAGAATGGACGCAGCGTCGAGACCTTCGAGATCCTTACGCTTTCGGGCTGGAAGCGCTGA